ACATAGGACTGCGCTCCAAATAGCCCTTCCGCACCAGAGCATCCAAAACATAACGGACCCCATTTGTGGAGGACACGCCGATTTGGCTTCCGATTTCGCGAAGAGTTGGAGGGCGTCCCCTGTCTGTGATTTCCGACTGTATAAATTGCAGCGCACGCTGCTGTTTTTCTGTAAGTTGCATTCCCATTGATTGTCCTTCTAACTTGACCTTGAACAAATATACAAAACATCTGTTCATAAGTCAAGGGGTCAGACAGGGTTTTTTCCGTTTAGTTATGCATTTTCTTCTCGATAACTAAAGTCACCGGGCCGTCATTTACAATAAAAACCTGCATTTTCGCGCCGAATACTCCAGTGGAAGTTGTAATGCCTCTGTTTCTCAGACCAGATACAAACCTCTCATAAAGTGGAACGGCGACTTCCGGAGCCGCAGCCTCAATGAAGCTTGGTCTCCTGCCTTTCTGGATGTCTCCGAACAAAGTGAATTGACTGACGACCAGTACCGCGCCCCCTACCTCTTCGAGACTACGGTTGAACTTCTCGGCAGAATCCGGGAAGATCCGCAGCTCGCAGATCTTGTTCACACCCCAGTCAATCTCGGATTCAGAATCCCCCTGTGCAATACCAAGCAATATGACCAGCCCGATCCCTATCTCCCCCACAGTTCGACCGTTCACCTCGACGCGTGCTTCCGAAACCCGTTGCAGTACAATCTTCACCCTTCACTCCAGAAACGACATACACTGCGGTATCGGCTGCACAAACAAAGTATCCTGGACTTCCGGAGGTGAGGTCTCAGGACTTACTCTGACGACCATACTCTGACGCGGGCAGACGACAAAAAATGCGCCGCTTGCTTGCGAATAACGCACTCTGACAGCGCTTGTACCACAACGCAAGTCGCTCGAACTTCCGTTAAACAGATCATAGATTCTGGCGTCACCGCGGGTCGAGTCAACTGCCATCAAGTATTGACCGTCCGTCGAGATTCCTAGATCAACCACAGAACCAAACATACCGAGTGAATCGAGAACTTCACCGTCCGCTGCATCTAGAATCATCAACTGATCTGACGAAGGCAACGCACAATAGACGAGAGCCCCGTCAGGCGAGAATTCAATGTCCGTGCAGGGTCCGTTGAAGCGGACACGGGACTCCTCAAAGAAGCCTTGTTCCTTTACAATCCGGACGGTGCTGTCTCCGGGGCAAGCGATCCACGTCCATTGGTCACCGGGGCGCATTTTCAATCGTCGGGGTTCTATCCCGGTTTCGACGGTATCCACTTGAATATTCGCAAATGAAATTCGGTAGTAGCGGGAGTTGTGAGTCAGAAGATGTGCTGTCAGTGAACTGCGCGCAACCCTGAGGTCCACGGGAGTGCCTGCGATGTCGACCTGTTCGAATCGATTGACTTCGGGCAAATAGAACAGAGAAAGTGCACCCACGTCATTGTCCGTCGCGACGAGAGTGACACCGGACGGAAGCAACTCACAAGCGGTCGCCCAGCCGGGCATAACAGCATGTCGAATGACATGAAGATCGACCAGGTCAAAAAAAGTCAGCTGTCCCTCAGTCGCACTGGCAATAACGCCATACGGAGGTGTCAGCTGACCGCAATCGTCGCAACCGTTGTCCTTTTCGCGGCAACTTGTCACTATCAACATGACAAGCCACAGGCAAAGCAATGTAGATTTCCTAAGCAGGAACCCCTCCCTACTTTAATTCAATCAAGTGACCGAGTTTGTCACGCTTAGCTGCCAGATATTTTCTGTTACTTTTTGTTGGTTCGCTTGATGCAGGCACGCGCTCGACTACGTCAATTCCAAATTTCTTGAGATCCGAAAGTTTTGCCGGATTATTGGTGATCAGCCGCACCTGACGGATTCCAAGCTGCTTCAGGATTTGCGCACAGTTCGCGTATCCTCGTTGGTCGGCCTTGAATCCAAGTTTGAGATTTGCCTCAACAGTGTCAAGACCGCTATCCTGAAGTTTGTAGGCCTGCAGCTTGGCTGCCAAGCCTATCCCGCGCCCTTCCTGCCGCAAGTAAACGAGCACACCTGATCCTTCTCTCTCCATACGAGACAATGCAGACTCAAGCTGTGCGCCGCAATCGCAACGAGAACTTCCAAAAACATCGCCCGTCAGACATTCCGAGTGAGCGCGAACGAGTACCGGCCTGGTCACCTCGAGCGGCTCTTTGACAATCGCAAGGTGATCCTCACCTTTTATGGTATCGACAAAATGGACGAGCTTGAACTCACCGAATTTCGTTGGAAACGGTACTCGAACACGTTCTTCCATGAAAGACTCGGTTTGTGCCCTGTGAATTGCAATCTGCTCAACCGAAATAATTTTCAGGCCGTGACGATTCGCATAGGCTCGCAGACCCTCACCCCTGAGCATCCTTCCATCGTCCCCCATGATTTCGCAGAGCACTCCTGAAGGATACAATCCTGCGAGCCGCGCAAGATCCACGGTGGCTTCGGTTTGGCCCGGCCGGCCTAAGACGCCACCTGGATGCGCGCGCAGTGGATGAATGTGACCCGGTCTTCCCAAATCTGCAGGGGACGTTTCAGGATCAATCATTGCGCGAATCGTTTTCGCCCGATCAAACGCCGAAATTCCGGTAGTTGTACCGTGCAGGTAATCGACAGATTCGGTAAACGCCGTGCCGAGTTTAGCGGTATTTTCGGTGACTTGCTGACGCAGATTCAGCTCCGCGCAGCGCTCGGAGGTCAGACAAATGCAGATCATCCCACGTCCGTAAGTGGCCATGAAATTCACGGCCTCAGGTGTGACAAATGAGCTTGCCATGACCAGATCACCTTCATTCTCGCGATCTTCATCGTCCACGACAATCACCATTTTACCGGCTGCTATGTCGCGCAAGCCTTCCTCAAACGTATCAAGGAGACCGTGCTTATGGTTATTGTTACTCATGCTACCTCAAAAAAATCACAGCGCTCGCAGCTTTTCCGGCAACAGCTTCTCAATGTACTTACCAACCATGTCAACCTCAATGTTGACCGGGTCACCGACCATGTAATTATGAAAAACGGTGTTCCGATATGTGTGCGGAATGATGCCAATAACGACAGATTGCTGCTTCACCTCCGCTGCCGTAAGCGAGACACCGTCCACGGCAATGGAGCCTGTGTGAACAACATACTTCATCAGCTCGGCAGGCAATTGGAATTCAAAGACACGATTGTCTCCATCCTCGACAATTGAAACTACTTTGCCGAGACCATCAACATGACCCTGCACGAGATGACCACCTAACTCGGCACCAAATTTCAAAGGCCTTTCAAGATTCACTTCGCTGCCAAGCACCAATTTACCCAGCGAGGTCTTTTCCAGGGTTATTCGCATCAATTCGCAGGTAAATCCTTCCGATTTGTCAGGTATCGACGTCGTGCAACAACCATTTATGGCAAGGCTTGAACCGACATTCAAGCTCTTAATCCAATCCGGACCGGTAATGCGGATTTTTCTGAATTCTATTCCGTCATGTATCTCCGCGACCTGACCTACGGTTTCAACAATTCCCGTAAACATTTCTCTCCAAATAGAACCAATAATCTTCTTCAAACTGCTCCGTCTTGTGTACTTTGAACCGCGGAGCATTTTCTAATAAAGTCAAATTAAGTTCACCAATTCCAGGGCGTCCCTCAGAACCGATAATGATTGGCGCTATTGCAACAATCAACTCATCCCACAGATTTTCCGACAGTAATGCTGCGTGAATCGTACCGCCGCCCTCGACAAGAATGGACGCGACGTTTAATTCAGCAAGCCGGCGCAAAGCATCATTGAAGTCCACCCTGCCATTCGGCGCGGCGGCACATACAATAACGGAGACTCCGGCCTTCTTGAGTCTGCCGATCTTTTTGTCATCAACACCGTCAGTTGTAAGAATCCATGTTCTCTTCTTGTCTTTATGTGCGAGAACTCGCGATGATTCTGGGATTCTAAGCCTGGAGTCTGCGATTACACGGATGGGATTTCGGCCTTTCGCAAGCCTTACGTTCAGTTCCGGATCATCGTCAATAATAGTTTGCACACCGACCAGAACGGCGTCAAGTCTTGTTCTGATTCTGTGCACTTCCGTTCTAGAGGATTCGCCCGTTATCCACCTTGATTGACCGTTTGCAAGTGCGATTCGACCGTCAATACTTTGAGCAACTTTCAGTAGAATCCACGGACGGCCAGCAGTGATGAAAGTATTAAACGGTGCGTTCAAACGGCGGGCTTCACTTTCGCAGACGCCGCACAATACATCAATACCTGCGTTTCTAAGCTGCTCCATGCCTTTGCCATTGACCAGAGGATTAGGGTCCTGCTGCGCGATAACTACGCGTTTGACACCAGCCGAAATCAGTGCCGACGTGCAGGGAGCGGTTTTCCCATGATGGCAGCATGGTTCAAGATTGACATAAATCGTTGCGCCATTTGCCTGTTGCGGCGCAAGCTTGCTAAGCAGGGAGGTCTCAGCATGCATATCGCCAAATCTTTTGTGATATGCCTTGGCAAGTACTTTCCCGTCCTTAACGGCGATGGCTCCGACCATCGGATTCGGGCTGACACAACCAGCACCCTTTACGGCCATCCGAAGGGCAAATTGCATGAACTTTTCGTCTTCGGCGAGCTTTCGCCGCTTCTCCGTCAAGAGATATTCTCCTCAACTCCACTCAATGCGCCGGAATCCGGACTGTCCGCCAAGCACACGCAATTATTTTCGCGATTAACTCTTTTTCGGTCAGTCCGAATGCCTTAGCGGACTTTGGCACAAGAGATGTTGCCGTCATACCCGGCAAAGAATTCAATTCGAGGCAGATAAAACCCGTCTCGTTGACCAAAAAGTCAACTCTGGCAAATCCTCGCGCGTCGAGTGCCCGAAAGACTGCTGCGGCCGCGGCATGCACCTTCTCGGTCATCTCATCAGACAACTCTGCCGGACAGAAATAGTCGGTGCGGCCCGCCGTGTACTTGTTTGTGTAGTCGTAGATTCCCTGTTTCGGTCGTATTTCAACAAGAGGAAATGCTTGGCCGTCGATGACGGTTGCAGCAATCTCACGACCTACAAACAGTTTTTCTATCAAGGCATTGTCATTTTGTTCACGGACAGCGGAAAGCGCCGGCAGAAGCTCTTCGGCGGAATTGACCACGGACAGCCCGACAGTTGAACCGCCGCTTTCGGGCTTTACAACAACCGGATACCCGAGTTCGGTTTCAATTCGCTCAGTAACTTGTTCATGATTCGTGTACTCATCGTATCGGACGCTGAAGCCTTTGGCTACAGGAACGCCCGCGTTTGCCATCAGTGCTTTCGCGGTCGGCTTGTGCATGGCCAGCGCACAGCTGCGCGGTCCACTACCTGTGTAAGGCATTCCCACCCATTCGAGCAGAGCTTGCAGCGTCCCATCTTCACCGTATCCGCCATGCAGAATCGGAAACACCAGATCAATATCTCTCGATGACAGCACGTCAATCAAACCCCGTACAATATTTGGCGAAAACGCGACGTCACCAACTGTCGAGGGGGCGTCAACTCCGATTGACGATGGTGCCATACGTGCTGTGGCCTCAACAACGCGCCCTGGTTTTTCCGGGTCGTATTTCCATACGTCATGACCGAGTTCCTTAATCCAGGTTGCGACCGCATCTCCGGAGGCCAGCGAAACAACACGTTCAGAAGTTCTACCGCCGCAAACGACTAGTATTCTCATTTTGACGGCTCTTGTGAGAGCTTGTGGGCGACAGCCGAGTGAAGCCTGTTCAATGTTCCCTCGCGACCCCACATTCCAATCAACTTGCCTAACTCAGCACCATGCTCTCTGCCGGTCATGGCAAGCCTCAAGGTCATCCAAACCGCCTTGCCCTTCATGCCGTGCTTTTCGGCCGCCACGTTTGCAGATCTCTTGAATTCATGAACTAACTCTTCAAAGTCATTCCATTTTGCCGCAGGCAGAACTGACAGGGCGTCCGCGACATCTCCGATAAAGAGAAGCTGGGTTTCATCGAAAGCGGCATCACTTGAATCCGGGGCAGCGAACACTTCACAAACTTTGGACGCAAGATCTTGAAAGCTCTCAGCACCCGGGCGAAGCGAAACAACGGCATAACGAACACGGCTCGCTGACTCGACAAGAAGTTCTGAGGGAAGCAAAGGCGCCACGCCGTCCCAAATCGCATCATGACTTAATCGCGCAAGATATTCTGTATTCATCCAACGCAGCTTCGCATGATCAAAGACCGCGCCGGCCTTGTTAACGCGTTCAAGGGAGAATTCGTTGACAAGTTCATCCAAACTGAAGAACTCCCGTTCATCCTGCGGATGCCAGCCCAACAGCGCAACGAAGTTCAGCAGGGCTTCCGGCAGGATTCCCTTCTCACGGTAGGCTTCAACGGCAACATCGCCCGAGCGCTTGGACATTTTCGAACGATCGGGATTCAGCAGCAGAGGGAGATGTGCAAATTGAGGGACATCCCATCCAAAAAAGCGATACAATAGTACGTGCTTTGGAGTAGACGGCAGCCACTCTTCGCCGCGGATAACGTGCGAAATTTGCATCGCATGGTCATCAACTACGTTGGCAAGGTGATAGGTGGGAAAGCCATCACTTTTCACAAGTACCTGATCATCAATCGTCGCCGCTTCGAAACTTACATCTCCTCGAACGACATCGTGAACTTCAATACTTCCACTATCTGGAACCGCCATTCGCCAAACGTGCGGTTCACCCGCAGCCACCCGTGTCATTGCGTCATCGCGTGAGATCTTTCTGCAGCAGCGATCATACATAGGCGGCAGCCCCCGGGATTGCTGCTCTGCGCGAACCTGTTCAAGGCGTTCCGGCGTGCAAAAACACGCGTACGCATGGCCAGCATTTGCAAGCGTTGAAATCGCCTCTTGATACAGGTTTAGACGTTCCGATTGCACATAAGGCGCGTGTGGGCCACCGACTTTCGGACCTTCGTCGAAACGGATACCGAGCCAGTCAAAGATTTCGAGAAAGTTTTCAACAGCACCTTCCACCAGACGAGTTCTGTCGGTATCCTCAACGCGCAAAAGGAGTTTACCTCCCATTTTGCGGGCAAAAAGGTAGTTGTAGAGTGCAGTCCTTAGGCCTCCGACATGGAGATATCCCGTCGGACTGGGAGCGTATCGAGTTCTGACTTCTTTGTGCATTCCTATTTGTATAGCAGCACTGTTGCCAATGCAGCAATTCCTTCTTTACGGCCGGTAAATCCCATCTGCTCCAACGTCGTGCCTTTAATAGATACGTACGCAGATTCGATGCCTAACGCGGTTGCCACTTCGTCACGCATTTCCTCGCGATAAGGTCCAATCTTCGGTTCTTCGCACATAACACTGACATCAACATTGCCAATGCAGTAACCGGACTCCATTACAGCCTTCATCGCAACATGAAGCAATTCGATCGATCTTACGTCTTTGTATTGGGGGTCGGTTGGAGGAAATAGCCGCCCCTTGTCGCCAATCGCTGCGGCACCCAGGAGCGCGTCGAGTATAGCATGGGTGAGCACATCCCCGTCAGAGTGTGCTTCCAGTCCTAAATGAAACGGAATTACGACGCCGCCAAGCACAAGCGGCCTTCCACTCGCGAACTTGTGAGCATCAATTCCGACCCCGATGCGATACGGACAACTCATAGTGCAGACAATAGAAGAAAACGGGCTTACAGATTAAGTCCTGCAAACCCGAAAGATGTGTTATCTAATTTGAGGGAATGTCACGCAAAAATGTTTCGACGCGGGGAAGATCGTGCGGAAGCGTAAGCTTGATGTTTTGCGGATCGCCAAAAACAACTTTGACGGATCCAAGCTGAAAATACTCAATCAGCGCAGCGTCGTCAGTGCATTGAATCTGATGTTCCTTGGCCATCCGGTGAGCACGCTGGAATTCGCGCAACCTTATCCCCTGCGGCGTTTGCACAGCAAACAACACCTCACGATTCAATGTCTCACGCACCGTCAAGTTCTTGTCGACTCTCTTAACGGTGTCTGTCACCGGCAGCCCCGGAACGACAGCAACGTTATGGTCAAGACCTTCCACAACCCTGTCAATCACGTCTCTTGATATTGCAGGTCTGGCAGCATCATGCACAAGTACGTTATCCGCACCGGACTTCAGATTGAAGAGCGCTTGGCCAACTGAATCCTGGCGGGTCAATCCACCACTGATCACCGAGATTCGTACAATCTCAACAAAGTCTCCCACTGACTCTGCAATTGCCGAAATATACTCATCCGGCGCTGCGATTGAGACCTCCTCTAATCTCGAATCCTGAACGAAGCATTTTAGCGACCACCAAATTAGAGGCTTTCCGTTTACCGGCGTTAATGCTTTTGGCAGTTCGCCGCCGAATCGCTCCCCTTTCCCGGCAGCCGGAATCAACAGTGCGTAACTCAAATGATGAGCATGCAGTCGCCGTAACTGTAAAAGCGATACTTCTCCTTCACGGCATGGCGATATGCCTTCATAATGAACTCACGGTCACTGAAAGCCGAGACAAGCATCAGAAGCGTTGAACCTGGCAGGTGAAAATTGGTCAACAGCCTGTCAACGACCTTGAAATGATAGGGCGGATAGATAAACTTGTCCGTCCAGCCGCTTTGCGCCTTAATACCGCCGCTGAAGTTGGCGACAGTTTCCAGTGTTCTGGTAACAGAAGTTCCGATGGCAATGATTCGATTTCCGCGCTCTATAGCCCCGTTCACTGTGTCCACTGCGTTTTGCGTGACTTCATAGTATTCAGAATCCATCCTGTGGCGCGATAGATCTTCGACTTGAACCGGCCTGAAAGTTCCTAATCCGACGTGCAGGACGATTGGAACGAATTCAACGCCCTTCTTCTTCAACTTGGCAACCATTTCCTTCGTGAAATGCAGTCCGGCCGTTGGTGCGGCAACAGCGCCAGATTCTTCAGCAAAAATCGTCTGGTAGCGCTCTTTGTCATCTGGAGTGGGTTCGCGGCGAATATACGGAGGCAGCGGCGGCTTGCCGTATTTTTCAACGAGCGCGGCAAAGTCTCCCTCATAATGAAACCGGACCACTCTTCCACCGCTCGTCGTATTGTCGATTACTTCGCAGACAACTTCATCGCCGATGATAATGTTATTCCCGGTTCGGACTTTTCTTGCCGGTTTGACCAGAACTTCCCACAGTTCTTCTGTAAGCTTTCGCAACAGAAAGACCTCAATTTCGGCCTCCGTCTTTTCCTTGTAGCCGAACAGACGTGCCGGAAAAACACGAGTGGAATTGACGACAACGACATCGCCCTTATTCAGGTAGTTTCCGATGTCGGCAAAAGACTCATCACGAAACTCCTTTGTTTCGCGATCAACAACAAGCATGCGGGACATATCGCGACGCTCTAACGGAGTCTGCGCAATCAGCTTCTCGGGCAGATTGTACTTGAAGTCCGAAAGACGCGGGATTGTCTGCACACCACGCGGTTCATAGACAGCGGAAGTAACGGGCATTGGTAATCCTTAGTTCAATTGTTGCTCGCGCAATGCAGGCGATTCATATTAAAGCAGGCGTGTCTGATCCGCAGTACTGCGGCGCACACCAAAGTGTTCAAATGCGCGGATGGTGGCTTGACGTCCGCGGGAAGTCCGTTCCAAGAAACCCTGCCGGATCAGATAGGGTTCGCACAACTCTTCGAGAGTTCCTTCATCTTCCCCGACCGTTACAGCAAGCGTTCCGAGGCCGACAGGTCCCCCTCTAAATTTCTCAAGAAGGGCAAGCATCAGCCGTTTGTCCAAATCGTCCAGTCCAAAGTCATCGATCTCAAGAAGTCGCAGGGCCTCTTTCGCAAGTGCGGGCGTAACCGTGCTGACTCCTCCAACCTGCGCCACGTCACGGACTCGTCTCAAAAGGCGATTGGCCACTCGCGGAGTGCCCCGTGATCTGGAAGCGATCTCAAATAGACCCTCTTCTGTGCACGTAACACCTATCAGCAGCGCCGTCCGCCGCAGGATCTCCACAAGCTCTTCAGCAGAGTAATAGTCAAGCCGCAGCGTCACTCCAAACCTTGAGCGGAGTGGAGAAGAAAGCAGCCCGGCGCGAGTCGTGGCACCAACAAGGGTAAACCTGTTCAAGTTGAGCTGCAGAGTCCGAGCCGCAGCACCCTTGTCAATGAGAATGTCCAGCCTGTAATCTTCCATTGCCGGATACAAGTACTCTTCGACCGTAGAACTCAAACGGTGTATCTCGTCAACAAAAAGGACGTCACCGTGCTGAAGATTCGTCAGTAATCCTGCAAGGTCAGCCGGACGCTCGAGAACAGGTCCGGTCGTGACTCGGACCTGGGTTCCCATTTCCTTCGCGATAATATGAGAAAGCGTCGTCTTTCCGAGTCCAGGCGGTCCATAAAACAGGCAATGATCAAGTGCTTCACCGCGCTCCCTTGCCGCTCGTAGAAAGACTGAAAGCTGCTCTTTGACCCGTTGTTGCCCCACAAACTCCCCGAAGCTTGATGGCCTCAGACTCTGTTCAACGACAACTTCGTCTTCCTGTAAGACGGGTTCAATAAGTCGGGGCATTTAGCTCTTACGCAACGCGAATTTAATGATATCCTCTACAATTTCAATATCTTGTGTCCGCGCCGCGTCAAGACTCTTCTCAATCTCTGCAGGTGACAAACCCAGTGATTGCAGAGCTTGGCGCGCCTGCAGAATCGCATCCGATCCGGAAGGCTGAGTCCCCCCCGTCCAATCAATCGGACCTCCCGCAAACTTCTTCCCAAGTTCAAGAACGATGCGATCTGCTATCTTAGCACCAATACCCTTTACCGCCTTTAGACGGGCGGCATCCCCCGTTGCAATGGCAGTCCGGACTTCTGTGGATTGCATGCCGGAGAGCAATGTTAGCGCGAGCTTTGGCCCCACGCCGCTGATCGAGATCAGTTCCTCAAAAACCCAGCGTTCATCGCGAGATGCAAAACCGTACAACTCAGGATTCTCATCCCGAATGAAGAGCTTCACCCATATCTGAGTATCAGTGCCGAGCGAAGGTAACTTATCGTACGCTGAAAGTGAGATTCTCGCTGCGAACGCCACACCGTTCACTTCGACAACAGCTTCAGACGGTGACTTTCCGACAAGCCGGCCGCGGACATAGTCTATCATGCTGTAGCAGAAAGCTGTTTTGGGCTGCGAAGAGAGCAGGCAGCAATCGCAACGGCCAGAGCATCGGAAACATCCTCTTCTCCATCGTCAAACTCAATTCCAAGCATCTTGCCAACCATGTAGCTCACCTGATGCTTGGAACTTGCTCCGCTGCCGGTCACCGCCATCTTGACCTCACGAGGAGGAATGTCCGTCACGACTCCCGCCTGTTCGTGAATCGCGAGAACAGCACATGCGCGGGCCTGCCCAAGTTTTAACGCAGACATTGCGCCTGTGCCCACATACCCCGCCTCTACAGCACCGCGCGTCACTTGATGGGCTCGGCAAATCTGTGAAATCTCACTGAACAAGTAGCTCAGCCTCGCGGCCATGGGCTCAGCGGATCTGGTCCTGAGTTTGCCGCTGTCAACGTATATCAATCTGGAACCGCTTTTCCTGACGACTCCCCATCCGGTGCAGGTCAAACCCGGGTCAATGCCCAGAATGACTTCATCCGCGCGATTCACATGCATTATGCGAGACTTTCTATCAACTCGTCGTCCATCTCATAGTTCGAGTAGACATTCTGAGCGTCATCAATCTCTTCCAGTAACTCGATCAATGTCAGAACAGTTTTTGCAGCTCCGGCGTCCTCAATTTTCACCGTATTCTTTGGAATGAAACTCAATTCAGCGGACTCTACCTTCTTGCCCTTAGCTTCCAACGCAGCTTTGACCGCATAGAGATCGCTAGTACTGCAGAATACCTCCCAGACATCGCCATCGGACTTCACATCCGACGCGCCGGCTTCGAGAGCAATCTCCATCATCTCATCTTCAGACCCCTGGTTGACATCGAGAGTCAAATACCCAAGCCGGTCAAACATCCAAGACACAGCACCTGCTTCCGCCATTGAACCGCCGCGCTTATTGAAGATCGCGCGAATTTCTCCGACAGTCCGGTTTCGGTTGTCCGTCGCACATTCAATCAAGATCGCGACACCGGCCGGGCCATAACCTTCGTAGACAACTTCTTCCAGAACTTGTCCGTCCAGTTCTCCGGCACCTTTCTTAATCGCTCGTTCGAGGTTTGCCGCAGGCATGTTGGCAGCCTTGGCGGCGTCAATCGCTGTGCGAAGACGAGGATTCGAATTCGGATCTGATCCTCCCATACGCGAGGAGATCTGGATTTCTCGAATCAGTTTGGTGAATACCTTGCCGCGCGCGGCGTCAATCTTCTCTTTCTTGCGACGGATTGTCGCCCATTTACTGTGACCGGACATGCTGAGTTATCTTATTGTTGAGAATGAGCAGTTCTTATGCGGCCCGATGCTGGCTAACCCATTGGCGTATGTACTCGATTGGCTCCGTTGTTGGCGTACCAGGGCCAAACAGCTTTCCGACACCTTGTTTTTCAAGAACTTCCATGTCGGACTTCGGAATAATTCCACCACCGGTCAGCAAAACATCGCCAATACCTTGTTTTTTCATTAGTTCCAAAACCGCAGGAAAAAAGGTCATATGTGCGCCTGAGAGAATAGACAAGGCAACCACATCCACGTCCTCCTGAACAGCGGCGTTCACGATCATCTCCGGGGTTTGACGGAGGCCTGTGTAAATGACTTCCATGCCGGCATCACGGAGTGCGGCGGCCATGACCTTGGCTCCGCGGTCGTGCCCATCCAGCCCTGGCTTCGCGACTAATACTCTGATTTTTCTATCCATAGGGAAGCAAGAAATCAACTTAAGAAATTGCTGGAAACAGGATTCGCAAATTGCACGTTTTCATCCAGCTAAGCATTCAATATACAAAAAAAACGGCCGGAAATCAACGACTTCCGGCCAAAACTCGACCAATGCTGACTCAGACGATTTCAGGGTGTTCAACACGATTGGTGACAGCTAATGAGATTTCTCCGTTGACAGCCGCAGCCTCCACCCTGCTTCCCGACAACACAGCTCCAGACAGGATAGCTTCTGCCAGAGGGTTTAGCAACAGAGTCTGTATTGCCCGCTTCATAGGTCTGGCACCGAAAACCGGGTCATAACCATTGGCAAGGATTAGGTCTTTGGCCTCCTGGGTCAGCTTCAGCTCAATATTCTGTTTCAAGAGTCGCTTGGCGGCGTGCTCAATCTGGATGTCGAGAATGCGGGTCAGGTCGTCTTTGGTAAGCGGACCGAATACCAGAATTTCGTCAATACGGTTCAGGAATTCCGGTCGAATAGATCGCTTCAGGAGTTCCAATACGTCTTTGCGCACGTCTTCATATCCGCTTTCACTTTCGAGACTCTCTGCTCGAGCGCTGATCATGTCAGAACCGATGTTCGAGGTCATGATGACTATGCTGTTCTTGAAATCCACCGTGCGGCCTTTTGAATCGGTCAAGCGGCCGTCGTCGAGAACTTGCAGCAGAATGTTCCATACGTCCGGATGGGCTTTCTCAATCTCGTCAAGGAGCAGCACGCTGTAAGGTCTGCGGCGAATCGCTTCGGTGAGTTGTCCACCCTCTTCGTGACCGACGTAGCCCGGGGGCGCGCCGATCAAGCGTGAGACGGTGTGGCGCTCTTGATACTCTGACATGTCAATGCGAATCATCGCGTGCTCATCGTTGAAAAGGAATTCACTTAGCGCGCGCGCAAGCTCGGTCTTGCCCACTCCGGTCGGACCTAAGAACAGGAAGCTGCCAATCGGTTTGCTTTCCTCAGAGAGTCCTGAGCGACCTCGCCTGAT
This sequence is a window from bacterium. Protein-coding genes within it:
- a CDS encoding D-tyrosyl-tRNA(Tyr) deacylase: MKIVLQRVSEARVEVNGRTVGEIGIGLVILLGIAQGDSESEIDWGVNKICELRIFPDSAEKFNRSLEEVGGAVLVVSQFTLFGDIQKGRRPSFIEAAAPEVAVPLYERFVSGLRNRGITTSTGVFGAKMQVFIVNDGPVTLVIEKKMHN
- a CDS encoding WD40 repeat domain-containing protein; this translates as MLCLWLVMLIVTSCREKDNGCDDCGQLTPPYGVIASATEGQLTFFDLVDLHVIRHAVMPGWATACELLPSGVTLVATDNDVGALSLFYLPEVNRFEQVDIAGTPVDLRVARSSLTAHLLTHNSRYYRISFANIQVDTVETGIEPRRLKMRPGDQWTWIACPGDSTVRIVKEQGFFEESRVRFNGPCTDIEFSPDGALVYCALPSSDQLMILDAADGEVLDSLGMFGSVVDLGISTDGQYLMAVDSTRGDARIYDLFNGSSSDLRCGTSAVRVRYSQASGAFFVVCPRQSMVVRVSPETSPPEVQDTLFVQPIPQCMSFLE
- the ribA gene encoding GTP cyclohydrolase II; its protein translation is MSNNNHKHGLLDTFEEGLRDIAAGKMVIVVDDEDRENEGDLVMASSFVTPEAVNFMATYGRGMICICLTSERCAELNLRQQVTENTAKLGTAFTESVDYLHGTTTGISAFDRAKTIRAMIDPETSPADLGRPGHIHPLRAHPGGVLGRPGQTEATVDLARLAGLYPSGVLCEIMGDDGRMLRGEGLRAYANRHGLKIISVEQIAIHRAQTESFMEERVRVPFPTKFGEFKLVHFVDTIKGEDHLAIVKEPLEVTRPVLVRAHSECLTGDVFGSSRCDCGAQLESALSRMEREGSGVLVYLRQEGRGIGLAAKLQAYKLQDSGLDTVEANLKLGFKADQRGYANCAQILKQLGIRQVRLITNNPAKLSDLKKFGIDVVERVPASSEPTKSNRKYLAAKRDKLGHLIELK
- a CDS encoding riboflavin synthase produces the protein MFTGIVETVGQVAEIHDGIEFRKIRITGPDWIKSLNVGSSLAINGCCTTSIPDKSEGFTCELMRITLEKTSLGKLVLGSEVNLERPLKFGAELGGHLVQGHVDGLGKVVSIVEDGDNRVFEFQLPAELMKYVVHTGSIAVDGVSLTAAEVKQQSVVIGIIPHTYRNTVFHNYMVGDPVNIEVDMVGKYIEKLLPEKLRAL
- the ribD gene encoding bifunctional diaminohydroxyphosphoribosylaminopyrimidine deaminase/5-amino-6-(5-phosphoribosylamino)uracil reductase RibD; the protein is MTEKRRKLAEDEKFMQFALRMAVKGAGCVSPNPMVGAIAVKDGKVLAKAYHKRFGDMHAETSLLSKLAPQQANGATIYVNLEPCCHHGKTAPCTSALISAGVKRVVIAQQDPNPLVNGKGMEQLRNAGIDVLCGVCESEARRLNAPFNTFITAGRPWILLKVAQSIDGRIALANGQSRWITGESSRTEVHRIRTRLDAVLVGVQTIIDDDPELNVRLAKGRNPIRVIADSRLRIPESSRVLAHKDKKRTWILTTDGVDDKKIGRLKKAGVSVIVCAAAPNGRVDFNDALRRLAELNVASILVEGGGTIHAALLSENLWDELIVAIAPIIIGSEGRPGIGELNLTLLENAPRFKVHKTEQFEEDYWFYLERNVYGNC
- a CDS encoding D-alanine--D-alanine ligase, producing the protein MRILVVCGGRTSERVVSLASGDAVATWIKELGHDVWKYDPEKPGRVVEATARMAPSSIGVDAPSTVGDVAFSPNIVRGLIDVLSSRDIDLVFPILHGGYGEDGTLQALLEWVGMPYTGSGPRSCALAMHKPTAKALMANAGVPVAKGFSVRYDEYTNHEQVTERIETELGYPVVVKPESGGSTVGLSVVNSAEELLPALSAVREQNDNALIEKLFVGREIAATVIDGQAFPLVEIRPKQGIYDYTNKYTAGRTDYFCPAELSDEMTEKVHAAAAAVFRALDARGFARVDFLVNETGFICLELNSLPGMTATSLVPKSAKAFGLTEKELIAKIIACAWRTVRIPAH